TTTCTCCATAAACCACGATTGATATAGTTCCAAGCGACATATGCACCAGCAAGGATGAATACAGGTGCAACTGCTGCTCCGTACTTGGTCTTCATGCTGAACTTGTTCTTGGACTGATTCACCATATACGTACCTAAATTATATGTGTTTGTCCCGATTCTGTGTGGTTTAGAAtgtcaaatattaaaaaagttttcctctggaaaattgtttttatatacaCAATGAAAATTGGATTGCAAGTGGAAGAGGAAAAGCAATGTAAGTTATTCTAATGTTTGTCTTGTATCATAGGTAAAGAAATTATTATACTTTAACCGAGGAGACACACGAACAACGAATCTAACGAGTAACGCCATATGGGAATTcccaaatattttaaactatagaaaataattattttttttctgagcCTAATCTAACGAAAACTCACTAATTAATCTTCAAAATGTACTATACGCTAGATCAAAAGTCTCTAGAatatatcttataattttaagaaaGGATATACCAAAACAGTGCCTATGTACGTACTTGCTTGTTTAAGCAAAATTTTGATGCCATTTTGTCAAACTGAAGTTACTTCTGTCTGAAGCAACAATTTGATGCTTTCCttcacaaaccctaaatctctcAGATATACTATGCATGTAaagaaactaacaaaaacaaaaaatcaattacCTAACACAAAATCAATCAGTGCAATAaaatccatttttgtttttactcttAGGAAAAATGGCTTCTACATTTCTTCTAGGCCATAGTCAGAAACTCACATTTCTTTTCTCTAATGTCACCTCCACACATAAACCAGTCCTCAGATCTCAAACCCCTTATTTTGGTATTCCTTCCAATGTCGGTCAAAGCGGCCGTTTGTTCATCAGATCACCAATCACGATGGCGAAATCAGACAGCAAAAGTGATAATGATCACGATGATAAAAAGCAATTAACGCCACTAAAAGTGGCGGCGGGAGCATCCCTAGCACTTGCTTGCGCCTTAAGTATCTTCGGCTTTAAGATAAAGAATGTAAGCCACTCTGCCGCCGCAGCTGCGCATCCAAGCGCCGCCGACATGATCATATCCGGGAAGCCGAGCTCAGCCGTATCCGCTGCTTCCGATATGAATCCTTTGCCAGCTAAGTTCGCATTGCGGTCTCTCTTTGAAGTGAGTTCAATGCTTGCTTCGGCTAAACCCATTCCTTCTCAAAGACCATTCAGTCTCCAAAAGCTCCCTTCTTTGCCTTCAAAAGAAGATATTGATTTCATTAAGGTACAATCtgcaaaacatataaatattctATCCAATATTTTAGTGTCACGTCATGATCCTCTAAACTTCTACGACTAGGTAGGAGTTGTGTTGGACCAATACAAACGAATTATTcggttttgttttccttatcatccaaaaaataataaaatttaatataaaagttattattagttttgtttttggtatgaCGTTTTCAAGTTGTTTGCTACCAAATCAAATCTCATAGGGTGCTGTACCCATAgcatcaaatcaatttaaatggAAAAAGttaaatgatattaaaagtgtgggaaatatatatagatggagGCGGTACGGAAGATGAAGGAAGGAAAATGTGAGGAGGCGGTGCAGCTCCTTCGTGACGCAAACATGCGATACAAAAACGAGCCTGAGGCCGACTTCAACGTGCAGATGGCTCTTGTTGAGATTTTAATATTGCTGGTAtctatttttctattattattttctgttgTCAATAGTATAATCTTTTATGCCTGCAACTGCAACGTACTGTTCTAAAATGCAATCTCAAGTTTCAAACACTGTTGTTCATGCATGATTTAATGGTTAGTGTATTTGGACGATATTATTCCAGGAAAGGTATCAAGAAGCTGCTGAGTATAGTTGTCTAAATGACGACAATGCCCAGATTTCTGATGTTCGAATCCCTCTTTATAAGGTTTGTGAACACATCTTTAtattactttaacaaaaaaaaccaaaaaaaaaaactttaaaattattattcttgtACAAAAGTAAAATCCTATACTATATACTTCTTAATGTCGGTACAGGCAATTATATACACGATGCTAGACAAAGACACGGAAGCCAAGCAGTGTTGGAAAGAGTTCAGAAAATCTATTGGTGAAGGATTTGACCCTTTCAGCTTCGAAGAATGATTATTTCACTAGAATTgggaaaaaacataattactaATCTATGAAAACATTTTACCATCAGCGGCTAGTGAGTGgcgaataatttttttaatgttcgaATGTTAGATAAACTTCATTAATTCTTACGCATATTCATCAGATTGTTGCACTTGGTCACgctgaatttgattttatgcAAAATATCTCAAGAATATTTTACGAACGTAACTAGTCTCTTAACTACTCTCTTTAATATACTCGTCTTTGTTACTGGGCAATGTAATTTATGTTGTTACAACCAATTTCGTGGACTGGTCAGTTTTGTTGGCGTTATAGACCACAGTTATTATATATGCTCAgcttcttaaaaaaaatggtCTTAATTATAAAAGTTCGCCTATGATTCCGAATCATATAAATCTTGCATGGTTATCCTTCTCAAATATTGGGTGgacaaccaaaaaacaaaatatctcaaCAACAGAAAAAATCAACCCATAACacttaaaaaacaatttcttcTCTAAAGATGACCGAATATATCAAATAGCATTCACTGGCCACGAGCACATTCCATATATAAACGATATAAGAATCTCACAGGTTATATCTACTCAGATTCTAGGTCAGTAAGAACataaaaaggagaaatataGACAAGAGACACATAAGCAAACTCACTGAAGAGTAGGCTCGTTTTGCTATTGTTGAGAACCGAGATAGGCTCAATGCTCAATGGTAGAAGAATTATGTAGATCTCCGGATGAAGGACAATGGAGAAAAGAAGGACTGCACATTAGCTTCGTTGGAGGATAAGGATGCTCGAAGGAGAGATTCGAGAGAAGCTTCACGGTCATCGAATCGAAATCGAAAGAGAGGATGTCGATACGGTTGTATTAATCGTCGAGGAAGCTTCCGACGGCGATTCTGTGGCCCGAGGAAGTGTTGGCGGCCCGAAGAGATGAGAAGACCATGGCGTAGAGTGGCTAAGACAAATCGTAGG
The Camelina sativa cultivar DH55 chromosome 6, Cs, whole genome shotgun sequence genome window above contains:
- the LOC104792206 gene encoding uncharacterized protein LOC104792206, giving the protein MASTFLLGHSQKLTFLFSNVTSTHKPVLRSQTPYFGIPSNVGQSGRLFIRSPITMAKSDSKSDNDHDDKKQLTPLKVAAGASLALACALSIFGFKIKNVSHSAAAAAHPSAADMIISGKPSSAVSAASDMNPLPAKFALRSLFEVSSMLASAKPIPSQRPFSLQKLPSLPSKEDIDFIKMEAVRKMKEGKCEEAVQLLRDANMRYKNEPEADFNVQMALVEILILLERYQEAAEYSCLNDDNAQISDVRIPLYKAIIYTMLDKDTEAKQCWKEFRKSIGEGFDPFSFEE